TTTCTTGCCAATAGCGTTTAAATCGGGTATATAAAATACTTTTAAATTTATCGCTTCAGAAAATTCTCAAGAGGGGAACTGGATGGGTAGCGTAGTCAAAAAGAGACGGAAAAAGATGCGAAAGCATAAGCA
The sequence above is a segment of the Deltaproteobacteria bacterium genome. Coding sequences within it:
- a CDS encoding AURKAIP1/COX24 domain-containing protein encodes the protein MGSVVKKRRKKMRKHKHKKLMRKTRHQRKKRGK